Genomic segment of Candidatus Methylomirabilis tolerans:
TTCCGCCGGATATGGTGGACCGGATTAAAGCTATACTGGCGCGGTTACACCAAGCGGAGGTGATTGAGGACATGAACATCCATTCCTACAGACTTCATCCGTTGCAAGGAAGTCGAAAAGGGGAGTGGGGCGTAACGGTGAGGGCAAACCGGCGAATTACCTTTCGATTTGAGGAGGGGGATGCGCTAGAGGTGAATTTAGAGGACTACCATTGAAAAGGAGAACGCGATGAAGGCTTTGAAAATGAAGAATCCGCCCCATCCGGGCTTTTCGGTGCGCGTGGACTGTCTGGAGCCACATGGGTTGAGCGTAACCGAAGGGGCGAAGATCCTT
This window contains:
- a CDS encoding type II toxin-antitoxin system RelE/ParE family toxin, translating into MIVSFRHRGLKRFFEEEDPRKLPPDMVDRIKAILARLHQAEVIEDMNIHSYRLHPLQGSRKGEWGVTVRANRRITFRFEEGDALEVNLEDYH